The genomic window actttccaatctatatcataaaaatacacaaaatatttatcttatcttattatctctatcagatctcacttttgcaagttaccgtgaagggattgacaacccctttatcgcgttggttgcgaggttcttgtttgtttgtgtaggtatgagggacttttgaggagcctcatactggattgataccttggttctcaaaaactgagggaaatacttacgctactttgctgcatcaccctttcctcttcaaggaaaaaccaacacagtgctcaagaggtagcagcagtgTACACAACGTATACGTATGTGATGGATTAAAAGATAGTTTGGGCCTAAAGAGCAAAAATGATACACGCACGTACGTTTTTACGGAGTGTTACAAGTCCTCCCTTAAATCCTCTCCACCCACGTGAATTTCACCTGGATGGGCACCCGCGTGTAAACCTTAAGTAATTTGTCCGTCGATGTAGCATTTCTCGCCTAAAAGGGATATAAAATAGTTTAACAGAATGGAGCATGTGGGTAGGACTTTTCATGTGCGAGCAGATGTCTCGGGATTGAAACCCGGTTACAATAATTTCATAGTTACAATTAATTTCTCTTGGTTGCTGCTTGGATGGATCCACATGATGACAGGGAAGAGAATGTGGGCTTGCTGGCATGCCATGTAACGACAAGTGACAAAAATGTACTAAAATGTTATCGATACTCAAGTTATATGATCGATTTGTGTTATTTTCCAAGTTGTTGTATGAGTTTGTACCCACCATGAAAGTTTGTGTACCATAGGTGTAATTAACTCTACAACAAGTGTTGAGATATGATGAGcggaatttatttgattttttacCCATTCGTAATCCTTATAGCGGAATTATTCTCATATTGACAATATTACTTATATAATCCTAGTATCCAAAGAATTTAGTACCTTCCCAAGAGTATGGAGATAAAACAATAGTAGATTATCAAGCTTTTTATATATAACAATATTACTTTTAATGTACACAAAGAGGTGCATAAAATCCATATACTAATCACTAAGTGACTTTTCGCTTAAGATTATCATTCCTCGCCATCCGCCGCTCTACGCAATGATCGCGGATCTTATTGATTACCGCGGTAGTAAGTAGAGAGTGTGTAGAGAGCAGAGGATCACGAAGTTAACACCTTTCCTCAGCTTGGGAGGGATGCCCTATTAAAGAGCTAACCACTAGGTGAGGATGTCGCTAGTAGCGTCAGGCGTCTAATTCGGTAGGCCGGTCCATCTCAGGACATGAGTCTATACCTCATCCGCAAATACACAACACACCAACAAGTGTTTATCATTTCCATGCCTTAGCAACAAAGCATGCAAGAGGCTTGGTGAGGAAGGGCACGCTTGGCAAGGTGATCATGTGACACACATGGTTGCTGAGAACAAGACAAGCGGACGACCCATTGCTTCAAAATGTGGAGATCTCAACTCCAATCGATGTGACCAACGAAAGCCACTTCATACACCAATCTGGTAGAATGCAACTTGGATGGCGTCCACTTCCATGTACAATTGTTCGTGCCGGGAAGAAGGGGGTAACAAGAGATCTTGGTCCAATGGTCAATGAGTTTGAGTGTAACACATTCGACAATCCATCTAGGAGGTTGTACAAGAGGTTGTACAATATAGTTAGCTAGCTCTATGGTCTAATAAGAAGAGGTCGTAATATATTAATTGTAGCTACTCATACACGTCTTATTTATTTTCCTATATCTATAAATCTCTATAAGGGATTGCTGCTAGTTTGTTTTGATATAGGTTTATGGGTTTTTACACATGGCCGAGCTTAGCCTTGACTACAACACAATGTTCGGGCTTAGGGTTGGGCCTAGGCTTGATAGTTGAAATTCGGGCTTGTAAATTTACAAGAGTCACTGGTACAATaatgtgctatacaaacggtttttaaccccttttcgcgacggcatttgaaaccatcgccaagtgagtgtgggcaatagggggcggggtccttcccacacgacccagaaaccatcatgGATAGGGAGCCTTGATACATAAAGTTGCCCCTATATAACCATTTCCGATGTCTCGAATATCCGAAACGCTTCATCCTTACTACTCGTTTGtcctcgcattgccatcgcagtcggagttttgtggttttacctaaaaccaggcagattccaggcatggGAGCTTTCTAGGCACATACCGAACTGGCTCTacgtttacgatgcctggcacatcacaaacacaagaaggtggtggaatgttcacatgacctcTGAAACACAAGaaagttaattagtaaagggaaacaagctaacccgcatgcatgtggatgaaacaattataattacggtggaagacaaacgtaccgaaaaaaatcataaggatggcaacaagcttgtcgaagatagcaacaacttcatagttcttttaatcccaagagcggttgggaactcgacaaattgctatcttccatagatgacagtcaccatgatcgtatttgaacgtacgtagagcacctgtgtgctcaacctcagggcagtctgtgatttttggaagtggaacccagtgacgagtgtaaaaattcacaagttcccactcgcaattatacccaatataaacaatccaatcttcatttgcgccttcccaagccttatcctcaagcgatggcatcttaatatcacatgtatcattatcaagcggcatcaacttgcacaaggcaaggctTCCGTCGTCCCCACACCGGCGACCAatgtcatggcgaagaagataggggagatcaaaccgctcctgaaccctaTTTGTTGAGTAGAGAATggacttgaacgaacctgccatgctagccaaggtgatgacatcgcaccgatcaatgagttcctccaccacgtcatctttcagttcggggcaagaataacggggttgtttccagcctattccctccatggagaagacgatcgaacaatggtagagggaagggtgaaggcaaatggatggaggaagagcgtgtgacagcagttccaaatcgagagggaaaggcgaagaggcggtggacggttgccacggtatacgaagaggctagtggggagcgaacggttgccacagagaggTCACAcgctgacgacaaggccgtcctctcagacctagcgcccgcgcaggatggcctccgtcccccacacgagcgaagccacttcgcaccccacacggttggtccgccatGCCGCTAAGAgaaagtactacaatagtgggcttatagcctgcttCATGGCAAtcttgcctatgtggaggagagggacatgaaggattcatgcaacaaaaacaagcgtgcctggcactcggtctggatggagaaactcgacaaagctcacgtcgtgtacgcaaCCAAGAAGGCGTACACGTGCTACGACATATAcaagcggatcattgacatgaagaagtgcctccttccccaaacagccagggatccagccggaagcagagcaatggcaagagtcgtcgcaacaagaagtagatgattagatccttgtttctcctagtttagtatgcatgtaattgcttactttggtgtgtgaaaatgttatgtgtgtagtcatttgtgtaattgtatgcttaatttggttatgcaatattgtctttttaaatatatatatatattgatgatATGTAGattagagcaaatcacatcgcacacggactaaacaatggaacccgtcggtgatgatttcatcaatcacagataattatataccagcaatcgttttctCACAACCCACACGGCTTGTTAACAAGACTCGTCTGttttgttatcggtcttcccacacatttccgattacagacttgtttgccgcgtatcacacacattttgttaagttaaaccgtttctgttctcttggctcaacgcaaacaattcatccgagtgaactgtatgccatatatcgcacacaccttcatacgGCTACCCGTTCCCGTTGTTCTGCCTCagcacaaacagttcatccgagtgaaccatatgctctacatcgcacacaccttcatgtggcagcccgtttcttttgttcatcctcatcgcaaacagttaactgaactgaaccgtatgccctgaatcacacacACAACCAAAATATGAAccttgtttgatgcatctgtcattgcaaacattttgcaccttttttgacatttttttataccactgtttgcgattattgcatttcacacagtttcatcgaagggtctgtgatcgtagtgtcgcattagcaacaTCCTGCAATAGTGAGTATGCATAGGTTTACTACTTCCAGGGCTCTTTACTTATTTGTGTTAGTTGGAGTGTTTTTTCAGAAAATgaggagaaatgcctttttggacTCTACATCAATTGACGCACATTACCTTCTATTGTTGCAACGTTCCAACACCCAACTTTCTAGTCACGGCACATGCGTGGAACAAGGTATATGATGCTAGAAACAATTGTGTATTCTTGTTTAGGATTGTGTTTTGTTGTTAATGTTAAATGTCTTTGAATATGCATGTTAAAATGTTTCATTGAGATAATATGTTGAAGTCCAAGTTTTGACTAATTTCAAACAAGTAATATAAATGTTGATCCACAAATTCAAGCggtggttgcagatatattcaaGATTTTAAGCAAAATCTGAGGTGCTTCTGGATTCTTGTAGTTATATTTATTTGCAAGGTCCGACTCAAACATCAACATGTACCACAAGAAGGCCTCAATGACATTGTATGGCCTGCCCGTGGTGACATTTATATACTTTTTGATTGTCACCACTTGGAGCCCATTTTTCAAAGGCTGGATTTAGGATACCCAGTAATTTGCGGATTATTGAGCTTGGGAGCGAGGGATCTCTCTACCACACAATATCCAATTGTCCGTGACATGTTTTTTCAAAGTTGATGTAATTGTGTAGCTCAAATGTTTACTCCTAAAATGACAAACAACCTTTTGGCTTTAATTTCATAAAGGAGCATATGTAAATGGAGGAGATACTTTAAAATTAATGTAAGTTTTTCTGTGACAAAAAGCATTAGGTGTAGTTGCACACAAATTAGCTGGCAATATATAGAGCAATCAATATCAATCAAAAATCACATATGACAATAAGGGCTTCTTTTATTCGTAGGATTCTAAAAACACGGGAACAGGGAAAACATAGGATTGAAATGTCATGGCATCTCAATCCTACATGATTTTCCGTTGTTCGATTGCATCATAGAAAAAATAAAGGTTCCcccaaagaggtttgagtggatgctaGAAATCCTATGGGAAATAGTACAaagaaaaccttagaaaaaatTCCTATATGATTCAATCATATAATTCAAACAACCAACAAAGGGAAAAATCCTAAGGATTATAATCCTCGAAAATTCCTATGAAAAATCTTTGAATCAAAAGGGCCCTAAGTGATCTTGAGTTCCCATGATCTCGGGAAAAAAATAATAATTTCTGGCATCAAGTAAAAGGAAAATTAAGTATGCACAAATCGCTATGGAAGGGGGAAATCGAGCAGGTGAATACTCAAATTTGTAGCACTAAATTTTGCTTTAGGAGCCCCCTTTCTACGGTTATTGTGGGTCAATCATGAATGAAAATTGTTTTCATGAAATTTTGCAGCGCCATATTGCATTCCCATGTTTACATGTGAGACTATCTTCATTTTTGGGTGGAACTTGAAACCTAATATCTTGAAGGAAAAAAAAGATAACGAAAATACTAGCATCCACTCGACTAACGGAGTTGTGCGTTTCGACCACCCGCACATCCATCATACCCATTTCTGACCGGAAGGCTTGTGACCATCTCCACACCTTTACAAATTGCCTCCTATTGGAAAGAAAAGAGCGTAACATTACCATTATTGCAAAGGCTTCTCCTCAAACCGGTTGATTCCAACTCTCCATCAGCCGCCGTTTCATCTCAACTGCCGCTTCCCCGACATCCACGACTACTTGTTCGAGCCCGGTGAGTTGTGCCGCTCCTTTCCCCTCTACCGTTGTTGTAGGCCTCGCCTCGCTTGGAATCAAGCTCGGCGCCGAGCGCCAAGGCCGCCGTGGAACAGATTTGACGGCCCGCGCTGCCGGCGAGTCCCCACTCCCCAGTTGCGCCTTGTGCTCCAGCATGCCCGTATGGGCCGATGCATGCCCATGAGCTGGTTCGGTGCTCTCCGCATGCTCTTCCGGGAGCCGTTGTGCGCTCCGTTGGAACAACGGTGTTGCAAATGGTGGTGGtgaatttttttttcgaaaaggaggaatgcccccggcctctgcatctggtcgatgcatatgaccactttattaattattagcACAAAATTTTATAAAGTTGTACAACAGTAAGATcaaagccaccatcttcgcaacctctgtcgctactcctatctaactgatgaaggggcgctgatggttTGGGCCTAATACCAagcagacctcgcagccaaacctaacatctaagatctGAGGTCCCAAcctggacgcctgccgggtatgggcacccaccagtccggcgtgctcctcaaccaagCCGGccgccgggtatgaggccgccacaaccacctaccacatatccatcttcagagctgtactgttgtaACTGTCTTGCTCGGtctcgctgccgccgacgccaccacgacgccagacagcgtcgacctcctgcgcgtgtccgtcaccacacatctgacgccaagcctccgctgctccatgccgccaagagccgccgccaagaatatgtagaacgaaacaccgctccaccgaaaGGAGGCAGCACACCCCCATCCCTCACCTGCAGACCCTTCCATCCgatcccaatgtccttggcgtcgcCTCCAGGAAGGTTACGGTGCCTAGGGCGCCGCCGACGCCCGATCCGCATCGGATCTTGGGCTTTCACCCGGACATGGGTTGAAGAGGAGAGATGGTGCCCTCAGcaacgcccccaaggaggaaagcgGCGCCAAAAATCGGCGTCGCCGCTGCCGGTCAGCCTAAGGCAGCCAAGGTTTCCCTCGGACACCGATCTGCTCCACCAGAACACACCGGAGGCGGATCCGGCAGGTGGCGGTGAATGATGGCATTATGACAAGGGGCCTAGAGCTGAGATGAATTTTTGTGTGCAACAAAGGCCTGTTGCTATtgcaagaacaagactcttgttgcgCGAGCCACATAGCTTTTTGGCAATAATACTCTTGTTACAAGAACATGTCGCGAGCAACGCGATGATCAGCACATGTGCAGATAGGATGACCAGCGACCGAGCAGATCTTTAAAAAAATCTGCTAACCGACACGTAGCATGCGCCATAAAGTAAAGAAGCCATCAGAACTTCGGGGCCAAAAGTCATCTCTTCATTTTTTGCGAAAAACTTCTAAtataatctattcatcttcaatcatgatagtacaacgaacactcaaaataataaaaattacatccagatccatagaccatcTAGTAACGActataagcactgaagcgagccgaaagcgcgccgtcgtcatcgcccctccctcgctgaAGCCgaacaaaccttgttgtagtagacagtcgggaagtcatcgtaCTAAGGCCCCATAGGGCCAACGCACCAAAACAACAACCGCCGTCGTTGGAGAGTAGCATatatcagaaggatccaacctgaagacgcacgaacgtagacgaactacgacaagatccgagcaaatccaccaatgacagatccaccggagacacgcctccacacgcccaccgacaatgctagacgcaccaccgaaACGGGGACTAGGCCgggagaaccttatttcatcttcagaAAGCCGCCGCCATCTCGTCTTCCTGAACGGgacataaaccctaacaaaacttgaagGAACATCTAAAGACGGAGCCCACCCGtcggcaagggccgagatccaccggCGCCGCCATGGCCCTAAGGCTACCGAGACAAGGCGGACCGGTGGCGGAGTCGGCAGAAGACGGAGGaaacctagccttttcttttctttggggaggAGCCTGTCAATCTATTCTACACCTCCATTTTTTTGGATATCCTCTACACGTCCATTTATGTGTCGCGAGTATTTAATTTGAAAGGATAGTGAGTATTTCTTGTTGATGTTGTTACTGCGCAGATGGCTCTTCGGTGCTGGGTTTGGTGGGGACACATATTGTACGTTTAGCGTGCAAAGTAGTGTTACAAGGCAGACAAGAACAAACCTATCATGATTCTTGATTCAATGTGGACGGTTAACTGCACGTACCTACAAACCTACTATACTACGGATCGGAGGGCCACTGAATTGTCTGAAACGTACTACCACTACGGCACTACCACTTGGCTGGGGACATCGGCGTTATATTTCAAAGGACAGCCGGAGCTCATCAATTTTCTTATACACACACTACACACGCTGACACATAGGTAGATAATTGATTTGTTAAAACGCTACGCACATAGCCAAACTGTTGGTTGCAATCATCTTTGGGCGTCGCCAACGGTACACGGCTCTTTGCATGCTCACTTAGATAATACagtactacttcctccgttcctaaatatttgtctttctagacattttgaatgactactacatacggatgtatgtagacatgttttagagtgtagattcactcattttgctctgtatgtagtcacttgttaaaatgactagaaagacaagtatttaggaacggagagagtatataaTACTCTTTCTGATTCAAATTAAATAATGCAGCTCTAATACAACTTTGATATGTAGTATTAATATTCTTGTAGTGTAGTGATATCATCTATAAACAATCTACCTGGGTCATGTTTTCATTTTCTTCCAGTCGAATGGCCAAGGCAAGAACGTTTTGCACCTACTCcttctgtccggaaatacttgtcgaataaatgcataaaaataaatgtatttagaactaaaatacatctagatatattcATTTCTCCGACGACTATTTTCGGATGAAGGAAGTAGATAAAAGTACGTAAAAAGTGTTTTAACCCATAGCCTTGTCACCTTTTACTTGTTTTAACCCATAGCATCCGTTGGTCGATAGTACCACTGCTCTCACATCACATCGCAATGGAAAGTACAACACACAATAAACACAAAAAAACATGCAAGTCCCTATACAAGGTAGCCCCTACGGGTTGCTGCATCCATCCAAGGGAAGAAAAGCCTGTAAAAAGGCTGGGAAATTTTCCGCCAAACTGCAGCAAAAGTTCAGAAATCAGATCAACCCTGTAGGAGTAGGAAGGAGGAGACGGCGATGGCCCACCAGGACCATGTCAGCGCCCTCCTCGTGCACCGGGACCACGCCGGGGCCGTGCACTGCCTGACACTGTCGCGTGGTCCCCACCTGGAAGCTGGGACCGTCTGCTCACGAGACAGCACCCTGAGCCGCATTCAATCCTGTGAGACTCCTTGGCCGTCCGATCCCAATCAGATGGCCGGCGACGCCGACCGGTTTTCAAACGCGTTGCATTTGAGTGGCAGCGCCGTTAATGCGACCAAGGCTGGAGGGTAGAACGGGTAGCTACTCCTGGACGGCGAACGACGGTACCACTAGTAGGAAGTAGGAACTGAAGCCTGAAGAGGTTAGCGTCACGCACAGCAATGGAGGTTTAATTGCTTGCGCTCCTTGGGTCTTTAATGGCCACCGCCTCCACCCGCCCCCGCTCCCACGCGTACGGCACTATAGCGCCCTAGGTTTCGCATCGTACCCAGGTCGTAGGGGTGGCGGCAGCGCGCGAGGCGGAGCTTCCTCTTGGTCGTCTTCTCCGGCGGCGGGTCGGGCCGGGCGCTCCTCGTCTTCTCTTCTCGGTGGGTCTCTTCTCTTCCCCCCATTTTGATTGAGCTGTCGTTTTCGTTTTTGATTGAATAGCTTCGATTCGCGTCGGTTCAGATGCCCCCGAACTCCGCCCTGGTATGGCGGGCAAGTTTCCCGGGTATTTGGGAAGAGTAGGTGTTCGTTTATGGAAGGCAATGCGAGTCAAATATCGCGTCGGAGATCTGCTTGCATATGGTGGAATGGGGAAATTTCCGTAGAAACTGACTCCATTTTGTCCCACTCGTGGTCGTGGAGGCCAATTTCGAGGCGGAGAGCGCGGCGAGATCTGTGCGAAGATTCGAACGATTTTTCAATGATTTGGGGATTCCTACGGCGTGCTGGGAATCGTGTAGGCTGGGAGGACGAGGCGGCACTGTGCAATCTGACCGGTTTGGCGCAACGGGGAGGCGGGGTCACCTCGTCGTCTCATCCCAGACAGCGAGAGCGAGCTGGAGCTGGAGCTCTCTCCCCTTCCCCGTGTCCCTATTCCGGCTACAGTGGAGGCGAGGACATTCACAGGCGGCAGTGGCGCCCGCTCTGCGGCCAGCCATAAAGTGGGCGATCTTTCTCTCAATCCGCAGCAGCTTGAGCTTGGTCGTCGAGAATCCGGGACCCAGCTGAGGGGGAAAGGCCGTCTCCTTTTTACTGCCTTGCCGCCATCTTTACTGGTCTTTGGCTGCCTTTTGGTTCTCTCAACAGAGTTCGGTGTCCAACGCCGCTGGCAACTGTCAGGGAGGTAGCTCCTCCTATCTCATCTGCATTTAAGCACTTGGGGCTGGTTGTTGCGTTGTTTGCACTAGGCATTACTACTCCCTACTTGTTTGCTTCTTGGGTTTGGCCAGCACTTCCGTGGTTCAGCTGTTTAGGGGGAGCTTCTTGATTtgtaggcatcgctggagaggaggTGATGGCTAGCTCTATCAAGCAGCAGCAACTgctgttgcagcagaggaagggGAAGGCCGTGGCTGACAAGGGCGcaccggctgctgctgctgctgaggagaaggtggtggtggcggtgcgtGCTGCCATTAGGGAGATCTCCAAGACAGCCATCGTCTGGGCTTTGACGCACGTCGTGCAGCCCGGCGGCAGCATCATACTCCTCGTTGTCATCCCGGCACAGAGCTCTGGTATTGTTTCCTTTCCTTGCAATCCTATCCGTCCTTCGCAAATGCACTTTTCTACTTTTTGTTGTACTGCCGTGTTGTTTTGGGGGCTTAGCTATAATAGTGCATCCTATATGCACATTAGTTGCACAGCTAAATGCATATATGGGTTGCCATCATTGGTCTCTAAACTCTTCTGTTACCATGATCACTGAAGTTGCTGCACTTTGTCCAGTAGCTTCCACGAGTTCTGGGTTGAGTTTTGAATTTTGTGGTAGTGGCTTCAATGCACTATGGTTTCCCTCTTTCAGGCAGGAAGTTCTGGGGCTTTCCTCTATTTGCGGGAGATTGCGCAAGTGGCCATAAGACCATGTTGGATCAGAAGTCAGATGTCTCAGAGCTGTGTTCCCAAATGATGCTCAAACTTCATGATGTTTATGATGCAAGCAAGGTTTGTACATGCTTCTGTACATGTTTTTTTTTTGTGCGGTGAAAATGGGAGCTTTATATTTTTTTCGAAACGAAAATGGGAGCTTTATTGATGAAGTGACAGAATAACAATCGGTAGCCAGCAGGCTAATCAGGATCACTGTTAATGCTTCTGTACATGTTTTCTTGACTCCTATCACACACTGCAATCTTTTTTATGACGATTCTCATTTGTGCAGATAAATGTTAAGGTTAAGGTTGTTTCTGGATCTCCTCCTGGTGTCGTAGCTGCTGAATCTAAGCGAGCACAAGCAAGCTGGGTTGTGCTAGATAAGTAATGATCAACACTTATTACTGTAATTTTCTTTTGTACGTTCAGGTATCTTGTGTTTTCTCTTTGCTTAGCTGCCCATGCTGCTGCTCTTAGGGAGTTGAAGCATGAAGAGAAGCGTTGCATGGAAGAGTTACAGTGCAACATTGTTGTCATGAAGCGTTCTCAGCCTAAAGTTCTCCGTCTGAATCTTATGGGATCTCCCGATAAAGAGTCCAAAGGATCCTGTTCACTTCCAGCAGTGTTGGATAGTTCTGTTGGTAAAACAGCAACTGATGTAAAGGAGCCGCGGAGTTCAGTTCGAGGACCAGCTGTAACACCAAATAGCAGCCCAGACTTAGAGACGCCTTTTGGAAGTACCGAAGCGGGAACATCCTCAGTCTCAAGTTCAGATCCAGGGACTTCTCCATTTTGTGCTTCTGAAACAACTGTTTCTCTAAAGAAAGAGGTACAAGCAACAAAGGATAAGATCCAGCATTCGGATGTCAATATTTCTGATACCGACAGTGAAATATTGAGTCCCTCAGCAACCTTCTCGCTTCAGCCATGGATGGTCGAAATTCTACAGGGATCTGCATCCTCAAAACCGCCACGAAAAACTCGCACCCCAACTGCAGATACTTTGCTTGAGAAGATCTCCAAGTTAGATCTTTTGCATGAAATAAGTTCTATGAGAAGCAGATCAGACTTAAACTTTAGAGGAAATGTCAGGGACGCTGTCTCGTTAGCAAGGAGCGCACCTCCTGGGCCGCCTCCATTGTGTTCGATATGTCAGCACAAGGCTCCTGTGTTTGGGAAACCTCCTCGGTGGTTTAGTTACGCTGAACTTGAACTTGCAACGGGTGGTTTCTCCCAGGCAAATTTCCTGGCTGAAGGTGGATTTGGATCTGTTCATCGAGGCGTCCTTCCTGATGGTCAGGCAATTGCTGTCAAGCAACATAAGCTTGCTAGTTCCCAGGGTGATGTTGAATTTTGCTCAGAGGTGGAAGTTCTGAGTTGTGCACAACACCGTAATGTTGTAATGCTCATTGGTTTTTGTGTTGAGGAAAGGAGGCGTTTACTGGTTTATGAGTACATCTGCAATGGATCCTTGGACTCACATCTTTATGGTATGATTTTTCTCTCTTGCATGTCTGTATAGACACATTTTCCAGTCTGCAGGCTCACTATGGCACTTAGTATTCATTACATGCATATTGTTGTTCTGCCTTTTACCAGTAGCAAGCAAAAGTTAGTGATATTGCAATAAATCTATGTTTGTTTACCTGTTAAGCTGTTTGTGAAATATCTTTCAGGTCGCAATAATAAAGACACACTGGAATGGGCAGCTAGACAAAAGATTGCTGTTGGTGCTGCTCGAGGGTTGCGGTATCTACACGAGGAATGTAGAGTTGGCTGCATTATCCATCGGGACATGAGACCAAACAACATCCTTGTCACACATGATTT from Triticum aestivum cultivar Chinese Spring chromosome 3B, IWGSC CS RefSeq v2.1, whole genome shotgun sequence includes these protein-coding regions:
- the LOC123070063 gene encoding inactive protein kinase SELMODRAFT_444075; the encoded protein is MASSIKQQQLLLQQRKGKAVADKGAPAAAAAEEKVVVAVRAAIREISKTAIVWALTHVVQPGGSIILLVVIPAQSSGRKFWGFPLFAGDCASGHKTMLDQKSDVSELCSQMMLKLHDVYDASKINVKVKVVSGSPPGVVAAESKRAQASWVVLDKELKHEEKRCMEELQCNIVVMKRSQPKVLRLNLMGSPDKESKGSCSLPAVLDSSVGKTATDVKEPRSSVRGPAVTPNSSPDLETPFGSTEAGTSSVSSSDPGTSPFCASETTVSLKKEVQATKDKIQHSDVNISDTDSEILSPSATFSLQPWMVEILQGSASSKPPRKTRTPTADTLLEKISKLDLLHEISSMRSRSDLNFRGNVRDAVSLARSAPPGPPPLCSICQHKAPVFGKPPRWFSYAELELATGGFSQANFLAEGGFGSVHRGVLPDGQAIAVKQHKLASSQGDVEFCSEVEVLSCAQHRNVVMLIGFCVEERRRLLVYEYICNGSLDSHLYGRNNKDTLEWAARQKIAVGAARGLRYLHEECRVGCIIHRDMRPNNILVTHDFEPLVGDFGLARWQPDGDMGVETRVIGTFGYLAPEYAQSGQITEKADVYSFGVVLVELVTGRKAVDISRPKGQQFLTEWARHLLEDNAVDELIDPCLGDRYSENEVRCMLHAANLCIRRDPHSRPRMSHVLRLLEGDMVVDSVSVSAPSSDSASRSWRKANDQQHYQDYSSPARQDSQRVVGRKQQSYDALRAAWDRDKKSISNRY